Proteins encoded in a region of the Anopheles aquasalis chromosome 2, idAnoAquaMG_Q_19, whole genome shotgun sequence genome:
- the LOC126570655 gene encoding adenylosuccinate lyase has translation MTELNAEFRGYRSPLSTRYASKEMQYLFSDQFKFSTWRKLWIMLAKAEKSLGLQIADEQIQEMERHIEDIDFKAAAAEEALTRHDVMAHVHVFAKQCPLAAPIIHLGATSCYVGDNTDLIVLKEALDQLLPKLVGVIKQLSHFAMQHRDLPTLGFTHLQPAQLTTVGKRCSLWIQDLLMDERALRACRDNLRFRGVKGTTGTQASFLQLFGGDGDKVRQLDQTVTKLAGFSRYYAVTGQTYSRKVDLEIVSALASLGATVHKMCSDMRLLASRKELEEPFEQTQIGSSAMPYKRNPMRSERCCALARHMISMHANAANTLAVQWLERTLDDSANRRLTLSEAFLAADACLLTLLNISQGLVVYPKVIERNIAQELPFMSTENVIMAMVKAGGDRQVCHEKIRVLSHQAGAQVKQHGKDNDLVDRIKADPYFAPILGQLDTILDPKTFTGRAADQVVEFIHEEVNPIVALYGDKVVTTSAQLKI, from the exons ATGACGGAATTAAACGCCGAATTTCGCGGATACCGTTCGCCGCTGAGCACCCGGTATGCCAGCAAGGAAATGCAGTACCTGTTCAGTGATCAGTTCAAGTTTTCCACGTGGCGCAAACTTTGGATCATGCTGGCGAAGGCGGAAAAG TCTTTAGGGCTGCAGATTGCCGACGAACAGATCCAGGAGATGGAGCGCCACATTGAAGATATCGATTTTAAGGCTGCCGCAGCAGAGGAAGCGCTGACACGCCATGATGTGATGGCCCATGTGCACGTGTTTGCCAAGCAGTGTCCACTGGCAGCACCCATCATCCACCTTGGGGCCACCTCCTGCTACGTCGGAGACAATACGGATCTGATCGTGCTGAAGGAAgcgctcgatcagctgctccCGAAGCTGGTCGGTGTCATCAAGCAGCTGTCCCACTTTGCCATGCAGCACCGCGATCTACCGACGCTGGGGTTTACCCACCTGCAGCCGGCGCAACTTACGACCGTCGGTAAGCGTTGCTCGCTCTGGATCCAGGATCTGCTGATGGACGAACGGGCACTACGCGCTTGCCGTGATAACCTACGTTTCCGGGGTGTCAAAGGAACGACCGGAACGCAAGCCTCCTTCCTGCAGCTCTTTGGAGGGGATGGTGATAAGGTGCGTCAGCTGGATCAGACCGTTACCAAGCTGGCCGGCTTCAGCCGCTACTACGCCGTAACCGGGCAGACGTACTCGCGCAAGGTCGACCTAGAGATTGTGTCCGCGCTGGCTAGTCTGGGCGCGACCGTGCACAAGATGTGCTCCGATATGCGCCTGTTGGCTTCACGCAAGGAGCTGGAGGAACCGTTCGAGCAAACACAGATCGGTAGCTCCGCCATGCCGTACAAGCGCAATCCGATGCGCTCGGAGCGTTGCTGTGCGCTGGCCCGCCACATGATAAGCATGCACGCCAATGCGGCCAACACGCTCGCCGTGCAGTGGCTCGAACGGACGCTGGATGATTCCGCTAATCGGCGATTGACGCTTTCGGAAGCGTTCCTTGCGGCCGATGCCTGCCTGCTGACGCTGCTTAACATCTCCCAGGGGCTCGTCGTTTATCCGAAGGTGATCGAACGGAACATTGCCCAGGAGCTACCGTTCATGAGCACCGAGAACGTGAtcatggcgatggtgaaggcCGGTGGTGATCGGCAGGTGTGCCACGAGAAGATTCGCGTCCTATCGCACCAGGCCGGTGCGCAGGTGAAGCAGCACGGCAAGGATAACGATCTGGTCGATCGCATCAAGGCGGATCCGTACTTCGCACCGATCCTCGGTCAGCTCGATACGATACTGGATCCCAAAACGTTTACTGGCCGGGCCGCCGATCAGGTGGTTGAGTTTATCCACGAGGAGGTTAACCCAATTGTGGCCCTGTACGGTGACAAGGTCGTTACCACGTCGGCACAATtgaaaatttga
- the LOC126572850 gene encoding mucin-17 has translation MASSSIGGNAKSDTSRRPPAIKNPLLSSQLTGLTLDDFAPVAVLPPAAPLPPIVREPPEATGHPKPVIFSSQQAETGAIPELPQDTDSFSEIDLSVTSDPQSNTRPPTATEYNPLQDLEESDSLRGGGGDRQGTDDGSGPSSYFQQTSTLTAQFAAQLPTVASTVFSTFSRVIKGSSPVPTANGDHQPLAPPPSSVGYGFGAQQEFQNTIYPPPPSAAVAAASSFGALASIAASEQAYPSGIGNEHQLTAQVASEPPPPPPTFYNPEQVKTVAATAVQPPPSSAAIGTAAPSNSYRLGGSKKKTYAHIPGLSTTAPSAQQPFNAQNVATPPISYAVPPVADVAAPAPPPISYAVPPVADVAAPAPPSLDVRPLPVEAPPTKGKPSLFGYQLPTNLLEKLPKPSFVGEKRDESVVAAPPSAVVGSIADQFADQSFTSGSVGSFAPPAAVPFFAPAAAPPPSAVVGSIADQSLASGPVGSFAPPAAVPFFAAAAAAAASPPPVFAGTSAQSSIDSFPAISQPQVAEQQLQQQQLQSAVPPFVAPAPPPSTQAGPPPTFYAPGQIPSVPVAPIASNASKNPYSSARRAPGVGPYKNPLAPVSAPSSGPFFLPNQLPPSAVTQSTAPPSAFIPPAVAAPAAAAAALPPLPPSQAPAPVSIFNPVASTVNLKDTEQSNQKASEDTTTATQQNVPAFFNPATAPVGIGLPRGSTNLFNVAEVRNDSEETLNQPPPPVVPFVPSQYDQLPNSQPILAQSDHGKHLTSAAEQSSISADQFTVPSASKPESIANVYQEESSNHVLPPVAEFNSFFDTTPAEKDTVSTGIKTIVDGRSKSSENVLSPPPRPNSNLSEPATIFPGAVPPAGIFLSENIASSGLIQTSNTEQQRWPVPDSNANSISSFFALPQPLSTTGGLPETTKQAAPEVNGNFWSNKPPHSFDALAQKPKPPSEEPCPVINPSDFFNSNSTAISTQDANSGNSINTGQQVSSVPLFNFFGRPAPTAPAVPAATSEVVQQQPAPPPVTPPLLVPEDQADGSKVRSPNDTTESEQEEQRFVGVVNEPIFSSDNLFDFKSSAYQEGGTDYRREQRSSEEQGNGLGLDRSTTDSMAALARTSVGAPDTTMTTTTAPSVAESTTNIAYRPTYNHWFYRREVEGKVIWSPFTMADSMALEDGLTLETSRSDAQKESSPPVIVHTDGGRYDVSIRDRTRTPVYWKGTANEVRRCSWFYKNVDSRFVPYEEEVADLLESVYKEAATTGEWHRRVTIPNGETVVFHGPSVIVHFLQTQNPDTWGSGSSPVPSTTNRPRVVKRGIDEFNIDDDEPEKIDHLMFMVHGIGEACDLRFRRVEEVVDEFRSISAQLVQSHYRSAFDRSEIGRVEILPISWHDDLHSEESGVDEKLKSITLDSIPKLRHFTNDTLLDVLFYTSPMFCQSIIDAVGNSLNRLYTLFCQRNPSFAGGVSLAGHSLGSLILFDLLCHQKTDQKPVETENSENPDADSVPPLASHVSTVHHRPLVRKCSQQINYEVGPAGTGQPYITYPQLLFRPKKFFALGSPIGMFVTIRGIDALGLNFALPTCDGFFNIFHPYDPVAYRIEALVNPELSSLRPVLIPHHKGRKRMHLELKETMVRVGNDLKQRVSDVFRNTLDTVYALTALNTSRPDPKAIEKEVDKVLQDQLKFETTGSTANLTSSGSDVDSGETSLPLGRLNQSRRVDYVLQEAPFEFINEYLFALTSHVCYWDSEDTMLFLMKEIYSTLGVQADIQVPQQSMTIERPTATTSPTPSNCSLSNNNSYNLYPQPSTSAAPPSGSGNR, from the exons GACACCCGAAACCGGTCATCTTTAGTTCGCAACAAGCGGAAACTGGTGCGATACCGGAACTGCCGCAGGATACGGATAGTTTCAGCGAAATCGATCTGAGCGTGACGAGTGATCCGCAAAGCAACACGCGCCCTCCAACGGCCACCGAGTACAATCCGTTGCAAGATTTGGAAGAATCGGACTcgctgcgtggtggtggtggtgatcggcAGGGTACTGATGACGGCAGTGGTCCGTCGTCCTACTTCCAGCAAACGTCGACACTGACCGCCCAGTTCGCGGCTCAGCTACCGACCGTTGCCTCAACGGTATTTTCAACCTTCAGTCGCGTTATCAAGGGCAGCTCACCGGTTCCGACTGCTAACGGTGACCATCAGCCATtagcaccgccaccgtcgtcggtggGGTATGGTTTCGGAGCGCAGCAAGAATTTCAAAACACAATCtatccaccaccgccgtcggcagcagtagcagcagcatcatcgtttgGCGCATTAGCGAGTATAGCCGCGTCCGAACAGGCCTACCCTTCAGGGATTGGTAACGAGCATCAGCTGACTGCGCAAGTAGCATctgagccaccaccaccgccaccaacgtTCTACAATCCGGAACAGGTGaaaacggtggcagcaacagcagtgcaaccaccaccatcatcagctgctaTCGGTACCGCAGCACCTTCCAATAGCTACCGATTAGGTGGAAGCAAGAAGAAAACCTATGCGCATATTCCGGGGTTGAGCACGACGGCACCATCGGCACAGCAACCATTTAACGCCCAGAACGTTGCTACTCCGCCAATATCGTACGCAGTACCACCGGTAGCAGACGTTGCGGCACCAGCTCCTCCGCCAATATCCTACGCAGTACCACCGGTAGCAGACGTTGCGGCGCCAGCTCCTCCATCGCTAGACGTGAGACCGCTCCCGGTAGAAGCTCCTCCGACGAAAGGGAAACCCTCACTCTTTGGCTATCAGCTTCCAACAAATCTGCTCGAGAAGCTACCCAAACCAAGCTTCGTTGGTGAAAAGCGTGACGAgtcggtagtagcagcacctcCCAGCGCGGTTGTTGGATCTATCGCGGATCAGTTTGCGGATCAAAGTTTTACATCGGGATCGGTAGGATCATttgcaccgccagcagcagtaccgttcttcgctccagcagcagcaccaccacccagcgcTGTTGTTGGATCTATCGCGGATCAAAGTTTAGCTTCGGGACCGGTAGGATCATttgcaccgccagcagcagtgccgttcttcgctgcagcagcagcagcagcagcatcaccaccaccagtattCGCTGGAACATCAGCGCAGTCATCGATTGATTCGTTTCCCGCAATCTCACAACCTCAGGTcgctgagcagcagctgcagcagcagcagttacaaAGTGCTGTGCCTCCGTTCGtagctccagcaccaccaccgtcgacaCAGGCAGGGCCACCACCCACTTTCTACGCGCCAGGGCAGATACCGAGTGTGCCGGTTGCACCGATAGCGTCAAACGCCTCGAAGAATCCGTACAGCTCTGCTCGCCGGGCACCAGGTGTCGGTCCGTACAAGAATCCACTTGCACCGGTCAGCGCACCGTCGAGTGGACCCTTTTTCCTACCCAATCAGCTACCTCCGTCAGCTGTTACGCAGTCTACCGCACCACCGAGTGCCTTTATTcctccagcagtagcagctcccgcagcagcagctgctgcgctACCCCCACTGCCGCCATCACAAGCGCCGGCACctgtttcaattttcaatccaGTAGCATCGACGGTAAACCTCAAAGATACCGAGCAATCGAACCAAAAGGCATCAGAGGacacgacgacagcgacacaGCAGAACGTACCAGCATTCTTCAATCCTGCGACAGCTCCCGTGGGCATTGGGCTACCAAGAGGTTCCACTAATCTTTTCAACGTTGCAGAGGTTCGCAACGATTCGGAAGAAACTTtaaatcaaccaccaccacccgttgTGCCATTCGTGCCATCTCAATACGACCAGTTGCCGAATTCTCAACCGATCCTTGCACAATCCGATCACGGTAAACATCTTACGAGCGCAGCGGAACAGTCATCGATCAGTGCGGATCAATTCACGGTTCCCTCGGCTTCGAAACCGGAAAGCATCGCTAACGTTTATCAAGAGGAATCGTCGAATCACGTATTGCCCCCGGTGGCTGAATTTAATTCTTTCTTCGATACCACGCCAGCAGAGAAGGATACTGTATCGACGGGCATTAAAACGATCGTAGACGGACGCTCCAAGTCAAGTGAAAACGTTCTCTCACCTCCGCCACGTCCAAACTCCAATCTCAGCGAACCGGCTACTATTTTCCCGGGAGCGGTACCACCGGCTGGCATATTCCTGTCGGAAAACATTGCCTCGTCCGGGTTAATCCAGACATCGAACACTGAGCAACAACGCTGGCCTGTGCCAGACAGCAACGCTAATAGTATCTCGAGCTTCTTTGCTTTGCCTCAACCACTGTCAACGACAGGAGGTTTACCAGAGACCACCAAACAGGCAGCACCCGAGGTGAACGGTAACTTTTGGTCAAATAAACCTCCGCATTCCTTCGATGCACTagcacaaaaaccgaaaccaccgagcgAGGAACCGTGTCCGGTTATCAATCCGTCGGACTttttcaacagcaacagtactGCAATCTCGACCCAGGACGCgaacagcggcaacagcatcaacacgGGTCAGCAAGTGTCGTCCGTTCCTTTGTTTAACTTCTTCGGTCGACCAGCACCGACTGCTCCAGCAGTACCGGCAGCGACCAGCGAAGTGGTACAACAGCagcctgctcctcctcctgttaCTCCTCCTCTTTTAGTCCCGGAAGATCAGGCGGACGGTAGTAAAGTCCGTAGTCCTAACGATACCACAGAGAGTGAGCAGGAAGAGCAACGCTTCGTCGGTGTCGTTAACGAACCGATCTTTAGTAGCGACAATCTGTTTGACTTTAAGTCGTCCGCGTATCAGGAAGGTGGCACCGATTACCGGCGTGAGCAGCGTAGCAGTGAGGAACAGGGTAACGGACTGGGTTTAGATCGCAGCACTACCGACAGTATGGCAGCACTGGCAAGGACAAGCGTTGGTGCACCAGACACtaccatgaccaccaccacagcgccATCGGTCGCGGAATCGACGACCAACATTGCGTACAGGCCAACGTACAATCATTGGTTTTATCGGCGTGAAGTAGAGGGTAAGGTAATCTGGTCACCGTTCACTATGGCCGATTCGATGGCCCTCGAGGATGGACTAACGCTCGAGACGTCTCGTTCCGATGCACAGAAAGAATCGAGCCCTCCGGTGATTGTGCATACGGATGGTGGACGGTATGATGTGTCGATACGTGACCGAACCCGCACGCCCGTCTACTGGAAGGGTACAGCGAATGAGGTACGCCGTTGTTCGTGGTTCTACAAAAATGTCGATTCCCGGTTTGTACCGtacgaggaggaggtggcggaTTTGCTCGAGAGTGTATACAAGGAGGCGGCCACAACGGGCGAGTGGCACCGGCGGGTAACCATTCCGAACGGAGAGACGGTTGTGTTCCATGGTCCTTCGGTGATCGTGCACTTCCTGCAAACGCAAAACCCGGACACTTGGGGCAGTGGCAGCTCACCGGTaccatcgacgacgaatcGTCCGCGTGTGGTGAAGCGAGGCATCGATGAGTTCAAcattgacgatgatgagccgGAGAAGATCGATCATCTTATGTTTATGGTGCACGGTATCGGCGAGGCGTGTGATTTGCGGTTCCGGCGGGTCGAGGAAGTGGTCGATGAGTTCCGAAGCATCTCGGCCCAGCTGGTGCAAAGCCACTATCGGTCAGCGTTCGATCGTAGTGAAATCGGTCGCGTTGAGATACTGCCGATCTCGTGGCATGACGATCTGCACTCGGAAGAATCGGGTGTGGATGAGAAGCTGAAGTCGATtacgctcgattcgattcctaAGCTGCGCCACTTTACCAACGACACACTGCTCGATGTGCTGTTCTATACGAGCCCGATGTTTTGCCAGAGCATCATCGATGCGGTCGGTAACTCGCTGAACCGGCTGTACACGCTGTTCTGTCAGCGCAATCCTTCCTTCGCTGGTGGCGTTTCGTTGGCCGGCCATTCGCTCGGTTCGCTGATTCTCTTTGATCTGCTGTGCCATCAGAAGACGGATCAGAAACCGGTCGAGACGGAAAACTCG GAGAACCCAGATGCGGACTCAGTGCCACCGTTGGCGAGCCACGTGTCCACCGTTCATCATCGGCCGCTGGTGCGCAAGTGCTCCCAGCAGATTAACTACGAGGTCGGACCGGCCGGTACCGGGCAACCGTACATCACCTATCCGCAGCTACTGTTCCGACCGAAGAAGTTCTTCGCTCTTGGCTCACCGATCGGCATGTTCGTCACGATACGTGGTATCGATGCGCTCGGGCTGAACTTTGCGCTTCCGACCTGTGATGGATTCTTCAACATCTTCCACCCGTACGATCCGGTAGCGTATCGGATTGAGGCCCTCGTCAATCCGGAACTGAGCTCACTACGCCCCGTTCTGATACCCCATCACAAGGGTCGCAAGCGGATGCATCTGGAGTTGAAGGAAACGATGGTGCGCGTTGGTAATGATCTGAAGCAGCGCGTGTCCGACGTTTTTCGGAATACGCTCGACACGGTTTACGCACTGACAGCGCTGAACACATCACGGCCCGATCCGAAAGCGATCGAGAAGGAGGTGGATAAGGTGTTGCAGGATCAGCTCAAGTTCGAGACGACCGGGTCCACGGCTAACTTGACCAGCTCGGGAAGCGATGTCGATAGTGGGGAAACTAGTCTTCCGCTAGGGCGGTTAAACCAATCGCGCCGTGTTGATTACGTGCTGCAGGAGGCACCGTTTGAGTTTATCAACGAATATCTGTTTGCACTGACCAGCCACGTGTGCTATTG GGACTCAGAGGATACAATGTTGTTCCTGATGAAGGAGATCTATAGCACCCTCGGTGTACAAGCGGACATACAGGTACCCCAGCAGTCGATGACGATCGAGCGACCCACAGCGACCACTAGTCCGACACCATCCAACTGTTCTCTTAGCAACAATAACAGCTACAATCTTTACCCGCAACCATCCACGAGCGCCGCACCGCCCAGCGGGAGTGGAAATCGATGA